From Nocardioides faecalis:
CGCATGCTCCACGTGCACATCAACCACGGCGAGAGCGACAAGCAGTCGATGGTGTCGAACAACTGCAAGGCCTACGACCGGGTCCTGGTCGCGGGTGAGGCGGCGGTGCAGCGGCACCGGGCGGCCATCATGGAGCTCGACGAGTCCCGCCTGGTGCGCATCGGCCGGCCCCAGCTCGACCTGCACCCCGTGCCGCTGCTGCCGCCGACCCGGCGACGCACGATCCTCTACGCGCCCACCTGGGAGGGCGACGCGGACTACAACGACTACACCTCGGTCGACGCGATGGGTCCCGAGATCGTCGCGGCAGCGCTGGCGGTGCCGGACGTGCGGGTGGTCTACAAGCCGCACCCGAAGGTGACCACCAGCCACACCCCGGCGATCCGGGACGGCCACCAGGCGATCCTCGACCTGATCGAGCGCGCCGCGGAGGCCGACCCCGACGCCGGGCACGCCGCGATCTGGCAGGGCGACATCCTCGCCGTCTTCGCCGGCTGCGACGCGATGGTCGCCGACGTCTCCTCGGTGGGCCTGGACTGGCTCTACCTGTGCACCGACAAGCCGATCCTCCTCACCGACCGGCACCGCGACGCCGAGCGGCTGCGCAGCGAGGTGCCGGTGAGCCGGTGTGCGGACGTCGTCGACGCCGACGCTCTGCCCGGCCTGACCGCGCTGCTCACGGACCGGCTCGCCCACGACGAGCACCGGCTGGCCCGGGAGACGATGCGTCGGCACTACTTCGACGACAACGCCGTCGGCGACAGCACGGTGCGGTTCATCGAGACGCTCGGCGAGCTCGTCGCGTTGCGCGACCGGCTCCGCGGTGCGGCGCCCACGGCGCCGCTACCGCCGGGCGAGCAGGGCGAGCCGGGCGAGCAGGGCGTGGGGGCGGCCTGACGCGCGGCGTCGGGCCTTCCTGAGACGCTGGGGCCATGCCGGAGACCCGTCAGACGTACGCCGCCGAGGACCTGTTCGCCGCCTGGCTCGACACCGCGGCGCGCACGCCCGGCGAGCCGCTGCGGATCCAGGTGGGCGGCGAGGTCCGGCTCTTCGAGCCCGAGACCGAGCCGCGGTTCACCGACCCGGCGCACGTGCAGCAGATGGTGGACCGGGTGCTGGCCCACCTGTGCGCCACCGGCAGCCGGTACGACGACCCCGAGGGTGTGGACGCGGCGGCGATCCCCGTCGTGGTCCGGCCCCGGCGCGGCCACCGCCAGGCTCACTACGAGCACGGCGAGCTCCCGGCCCGCGGGGTGATCGCGATCCCGCCGCGAGAGGTGGGTGGTTCCTGGTCATTGCGCGGTGCGGTGGTGCTGCACGAGCTGGCCCACCACCTGTGCCCGGGCACCGGGCACGACCGGGCCTTCCGCACCACGTTCCTGCGCCTGCTCGAGGACCTCGGGATGCCCGTGCTGGCCGACCTGCTGCACACCGCCTACCGGCTCAACGGCCTGGACACCGGGGTCGACGACGAGGACCGCACCCTGCTGCGGATCGGTCGGCTGCTGCGCCAGGCCGAGCGGACGAGCAACACCGCGGAGCGCGACGCGTTCTTCGCCAAGGCGCAGTCGCTGGCCACGCGGCACCAGATCGTGCTCGCGGTGGCGCGGGCCACGGCAGGCGCCGAGGAGCGCAGCGAGGAGCCGACGTGGGAGACGGTGCTGATCGGTGAGTCCGGCAAGCGGTCGCTGGCCCGCTACGTGCGGCTGCTGCTGGAGATCGCCCGCGCCAACGACGTGCGGGCGGCGATCTACACCTCCAACACCCGGGTGACGCTCTACGGGTTCGGCTCCGACATCGCGGTGGTCAAGGCGCTCTACGCGGCGCTGGTGACGCAGATGGTCGCCGACGGCGATGCCCACCTGCGCGCGGGCGCACACAAGTCCGACACCCGCCTGGTCTGGGACGCCCGGCGCCGGGCCTGGCAGGAGCGGCCGGTGCACGGCTCCACCGCCCGGGCCGCCTTCTACGAGGCGTGGGCCGACCACGTGGGCGAGCGGCTGCGCCGGGCGCGGGACGCGGCCCGTGACGCGGCGGTCGCGGCCGAACGGGCGGCCGGGTCCACCGTGCCCACAGCGCCGTCGGTGACGTCGGCGCAGGCGGCGCCCGCCGCGACCTCGTCCTCCACCGAGCTCGCTCTGCGGGCCAAGGAGGTGGAGGTCGTCGACTACTTCTCCCGGATGCAGCGCGACCACGGCATCCGCGGCACCTGGAAGGGCGCGGCGTACGCCGGGCACGCCGCCCCCGGCTCCCGCGACGCGGGCATCGCGGCCGCCGCCCGGGCCCGGCTCGGCACCGAGCGCGCGATCACCCGCGGCTGAGGCTCCGGACGGCTCAGGCCGTGGCCGCGAGCCGGTGGCGGCGCCGGCGACCGGAGACGCCGCGCACCGCCTCACCGGCGACGAAGCGCGCGGCGGCGACGGCCGGGTGCAGGTCGGGCTTGGGGTCCCCGCCGGCGCCGAGGCGTCCGATCTGCGTCTCGTACCACTCCGACTCCCCCGCCATGCCGGCCACGGTGGGCAGCGTGTAGCGCGGCAGGGACCGGCCGTCCTCACCGGCCAGCAGCCGGCGGGTCAGGTCGGGGTCGATGGCCAGCGGCCGGCCCAGGCCGATCAGGTCGACACCGGCGTCGGCGAGGAGGGCGTCCATCGCGGCCCGGGTGCGGATGCCGCCGGTCAGCATGAGCGGGACGTCGCCGGCCGCCGTACGGGCGCGGCGGGCGAAACCGGCGAAGTACGCCTCCTTGGCACCGGTGCCGTCGCCCGTGCCGGCGCGCAGTCCGGCGGTCTCGCCGAACAGTGCCGGGTTCTCGTAGGTGCCGCCGGAGATCTCGATCAGGTCGACGCCCTCGGCGACGAGCAGCCGGACGACCTGCTCGGCGTCGTCCTCGGTGAAGCCGCCGTGGCGGAAGTCGGAGGAGTTCAGCTTCACCGCGACGGTGAACCCGGCCCCGGTCGCCTGCCGGGCGGCGCGCACCGCGGCGAGCAGCGCTCGGGCCCGGCCGGGCACGTCGCCGCCCCAGCCGTCGGTGCGCCGGTTGACGTGCGGGGAGAGGAACTGCGCCAGCAGGTAGCCGTGCGCGGCGTGCACCTGCACCCCGTCCAGGCCCGCCTCCTGGCAGAGCCTGGCCGCGGTCCCGAACCCGTCGACCAGCTCGGCGACCTCGTCGCCTGAGAGCGGCCGCGGGCGGGCGAACAGGCCCAGCATCGGCACGGCACCGGCGTCCGCGCTGGGCGCGACCGGGCGGGTGGACAGGAACCGGTTCGCCTGCCGGCCCGGGTGGTTCAGCTGGGCGATCAGCGGCGAGCCGGCCGCGGCCTCGCGCACCCGCCGCAGCCGGGCCACGTCCAGGTGCCGGTCGGCCACGATGTTGCGGCTGCGCTCGAGGTGGCGCCGGTCGACCATCAGGTTGCCGGTGACCAGCAGCCCACCCTGGGCACCGGCCGCCCACCGGCGGTAGAGGCGCTCGTGCGCCGCGGTCGGCTGGTTGTCGGCGTCGGCGAGGTTCTCGGTCATCGCCGCCTTGACGAGGCGGTGCGGCAGGACCAGGCCGCTGGGCAGCGTGAGGGGATCGTGGAGGGGCACGCCGAGATCATGGCGCACGCGTCCAGCCAGGGTGCCGTGCCCGGTGCTCCGTCTCGTCAGCGGTGGGCCGTCTCCGGCGGGCGCGCGCAGTGGGCGAGCGGGCACTCGGGTCGGCCCGGGCCGAGGGCCTCGAGCTGGATCGTGACGTGCTCGAAGGGCACTGGGAAGTGCGAGCTCACGCACTCCCTGATCTGGTCGAGCAGCGGCATCGCTCCCCCGCCGGTGAAGCACTCCTCGTCCACCACGACGTGCCCGGAAAGCACCGGGAGCCCGCTGCCGATGGTCGAGGCGTGCAGGTCGTGCACGTCGCGCACGTGGTCGAGGGCGCTGATGTGCCGCTCGACCTCGGCGACGTCGACGCCGGCCGGCGCGAACTCCAGCAGCACTCGCAGGGTGTCGCGGCCCAGCAGGAAGGCGCGCGGCACGATGAGCGCGGCGATGAGCAGCGCCGCGATCGCGTCGGCGCGCTGGAAGCCGGTGGTGGCGATGACGACGGCGGCCACGACCACGCCGAGCGACCCCAGGGCGTCGTTGAGCACCTCGAGGAAGGCGGCGCGCAGGTTGAGGTTCGCGGTGCGGCGCGAGGCCAGCACCGCGACGGCCGCCAGGTTGAGGAGGAGGCCGACGACGCCGAAGACCAGCAGCTCGGTCGAGGCCACCTCGGGCGGTGCGATCAGTCGCCGCACGCCCTCGACCGCGGTGTAG
This genomic window contains:
- a CDS encoding DUF7168 domain-containing protein, which encodes MPETRQTYAAEDLFAAWLDTAARTPGEPLRIQVGGEVRLFEPETEPRFTDPAHVQQMVDRVLAHLCATGSRYDDPEGVDAAAIPVVVRPRRGHRQAHYEHGELPARGVIAIPPREVGGSWSLRGAVVLHELAHHLCPGTGHDRAFRTTFLRLLEDLGMPVLADLLHTAYRLNGLDTGVDDEDRTLLRIGRLLRQAERTSNTAERDAFFAKAQSLATRHQIVLAVARATAGAEERSEEPTWETVLIGESGKRSLARYVRLLLEIARANDVRAAIYTSNTRVTLYGFGSDIAVVKALYAALVTQMVADGDAHLRAGAHKSDTRLVWDARRRAWQERPVHGSTARAAFYEAWADHVGERLRRARDAARDAAVAAERAAGSTVPTAPSVTSAQAAPAATSSSTELALRAKEVEVVDYFSRMQRDHGIRGTWKGAAYAGHAAPGSRDAGIAAAARARLGTERAITRG
- a CDS encoding CDP-glycerol glycerophosphotransferase family protein; amino-acid sequence: MPEPRIPVRPDVVAYFADDPTRVYQLLQWLPVLERLDEVHPVVVLLRNPATAPLVAERTRLPLVLAEAFPDLATTYDELGAKVVLYCNNSALNFNSLLDHRMLHVHINHGESDKQSMVSNNCKAYDRVLVAGEAAVQRHRAAIMELDESRLVRIGRPQLDLHPVPLLPPTRRRTILYAPTWEGDADYNDYTSVDAMGPEIVAAALAVPDVRVVYKPHPKVTTSHTPAIRDGHQAILDLIERAAEADPDAGHAAIWQGDILAVFAGCDAMVADVSSVGLDWLYLCTDKPILLTDRHRDAERLRSEVPVSRCADVVDADALPGLTALLTDRLAHDEHRLARETMRRHYFDDNAVGDSTVRFIETLGELVALRDRLRGAAPTAPLPPGEQGEPGEQGVGAA
- a CDS encoding NADH:flavin oxidoreductase, with protein sequence MPLHDPLTLPSGLVLPHRLVKAAMTENLADADNQPTAAHERLYRRWAAGAQGGLLVTGNLMVDRRHLERSRNIVADRHLDVARLRRVREAAAGSPLIAQLNHPGRQANRFLSTRPVAPSADAGAVPMLGLFARPRPLSGDEVAELVDGFGTAARLCQEAGLDGVQVHAAHGYLLAQFLSPHVNRRTDGWGGDVPGRARALLAAVRAARQATGAGFTVAVKLNSSDFRHGGFTEDDAEQVVRLLVAEGVDLIEISGGTYENPALFGETAGLRAGTGDGTGAKEAYFAGFARRARTAAGDVPLMLTGGIRTRAAMDALLADAGVDLIGLGRPLAIDPDLTRRLLAGEDGRSLPRYTLPTVAGMAGESEWYETQIGRLGAGGDPKPDLHPAVAAARFVAGEAVRGVSGRRRRHRLAATA
- a CDS encoding cation diffusion facilitator family transporter, whose amino-acid sequence is MGAGHGHGHGHTPGHASSDGGNRTRLLIALGLASVLVLAQAVGSVVTGSLALLTDTAHALADASGLVVAVLAATLMTRPPTSRRTWGLTRVEVIAALGQSALLVAVGAYTAVEGVRRLIAPPEVASTELLVFGVVGLLLNLAAVAVLASRRTANLNLRAAFLEVLNDALGSLGVVVAAVVIATTGFQRADAIAALLIAALIVPRAFLLGRDTLRVLLEFAPAGVDVAEVERHISALDHVRDVHDLHASTIGSGLPVLSGHVVVDEECFTGGGAMPLLDQIRECVSSHFPVPFEHVTIQLEALGPGRPECPLAHCARPPETAHR